Genomic DNA from Prunus persica cultivar Lovell chromosome G1, Prunus_persica_NCBIv2, whole genome shotgun sequence:
AAGCAAGCAAGATGAAAATCGCAAACCTGAAACTCCGGTCATCGGCGCCTTTATGTGTACGAACAATGTGTTCTAGCCGGTACTTGGCACGGTGGTAATCACGGCGGCGATTTGAAAGCAGCACGGCAGAGCACCCCATGCGGAAAAAGCAATTAGGAATGAGCATGGACCTGTCACTACCAGGGTACCAGTTATATCCCACCATCTCAGTACTCACCACCACAGCATAGTTATTAGGATGGGCCTGAAGCATGTCCCTAGCCAAATCAACTGCTATGATCCCGGCACTGCAGCCCATACCGCCAAGATTGTAGCTCAAAATGTTGCCTCTCATTTTGTAGTGGTTTATGATCATGGCTGATAAGGATGGCGTAGGGTTGAAGATGCTGCAGTTTACTACTAGGACACCTATGTCCTTCGGACGGACCCTGGTCTTTTCGAAGAGCTCATCGAGTGCCCCAAACATTACTGCTGAGGCCTCTGCTCGGCCTTCTTTCATGGTTGCCGTGTTTTCGGTCGACGTGATAACTGATTTTGGGATGTATGTCTCGTCCCCTAGGCCTGATGAGTTCAGAATTCTCTTCTGGAATTCTAGGCTTTCCTCATTGAACTTGCCCGATTTTCGTGCTACCTCTATGAACTGATCCTTGGACACCTAATGAAGAACATCACAAAGCACCGTGTACCCATCAATTCTTTTGTCCCACATTATAAACATGCTTTAATTAGTGACTATAATAATATGACTAAGGTAAAACCAACCTTTAGGTCGTCATGAGGGCGATAGCAAGCAAAATCAACAAGGTAGATGGAGCGAGGGCGTGACATGAAGTAGACAGACAAAGTGAAGACAAAAACACCAAAGAAACCAAGCACAGTTGCAAGGTCATAACGTGCATCGTCCCAAAGCTTCTTCCACAGCTCCTCCCTACTCAAACTCCCAACCTCAGCACTGAAAACCAGCACGAGCACAGGAATTGTGGCCAAGTATATGGCATGGTTTATGAGGTGGTGGTAGCCCAACTTCACATACTTTAGGTTTACTGACTGCAGAAAGTCCGGCAGCCGCCTTCGGACTCTGACTGAGAACGTGAGAGAGCCAGCATTGGGGCCTGAAGACTCAATCCCACGGTTCACAATCTCTGTGGACAAGAGATCTCGTTCGCTAGCCATGGCGGATGATGGGATTGGCATATATTCTTGTGAAGAGGGGATGTGATGAGGAggttaatatttatatgaTCATCAAAGGTGGTGGGTGGAAAAGAGTTAATGCAAACACCAACTAGAACCAACTAGATGAGGGATTAGTTGGGGGCTTTTAAGTGccttaaattcttttcattaATGGAATGAAATTTGGGGTGTGTGAATTCCAAGTCCAAATGTAAGTagtcttcttcctcctcctggTTTTTCTCTTATCTTGAGGGGAATTTATTAGTTCTGTTTATGGATGCGAGTGAAGATGTCACACTTTGTTGGGTTTCTTGTGACTCGTGAGTATTAAATAGAGtcgaaaaaaggaaattaaaggAGGTGGTTGAAGGGATTGCCTTCAAGCCATTAGCTGTCTTTACCAGGCTTGGTTTGGTTCAGctaccatcatcatcaccgtTCAACTATATTTACCCAGGTTCTGGTTTCATTTTATCCTTAAGGAAATGAAATCACAGCAGACCAAAATTACCAGACTCTCAGAAAAAACAGAAGGCATGTGGAATACGTTTTGATCAAGATGCTTATTGGATTGGATAACCACATTACATGTCCTGTCAATTGGGGCAATAATACTGATCAATTCTTTTGGTACTGCGTCTCCATCTCTAATATAATTCAAACGTGAAATACAAGAAAACTGTATATCTCACCTATTTTACTGGAGTCGTAGTAGGGACAGTCGTCTGTAGTAGGGACAGTCGTTTGCGTACGCATGGTGGTTAGCCGTCGATGAGTTATGGAAACACACTTTCACCAACAGCTAACAACCATCCATACACGCGTGTGGGACTATCAATAATATTTCTTTATAAGAAATGTGTGATTGCCAGTagcatttttctttatattgcACTGGACAATCCGAATCTTTATTCCTGAATATGACCAGGCTCGTCTATATAAGAATAGGAAGATTAGTCGTCAAATGAGCAAAGTCAGCTAGTCAGGAGATTACAAATTTAGCTATGCAAGCATGAAGTTTCATCCTCAAAATGACCACCTCTAGAAGACTAGAACTAACACTACTCTTGCAAGTTGGCCTCCTGTCGAACAAGAACCTAAGCCCATCATTTACACGTGCCAATTTAGCATGTAAACGTTTATTAGGAGATTACAATTTTAAGCCTGTGATTCAGATGATAAAAGAGAAATCATAGCCTTGGCAGAGTCTGGTCCATGATTGTTCACACTCGGTATTATGTCAGCTGGAGATATAAGTTTCACAAACTCTTTGAGTTCTGTAAAGCTGGAATGCTCGCTGTATGGGACCTCATACCTGCATTGCAAGGACCATCATCTCTAATTAGTCACATGTTATACTATATCTGTAACTTTTCACACATTTGAAAGTAGGCATCAATTCATGTTTCACTTTAAAAGCTATGCTCACATGCAATAGCTAGAAGCCTAAATTATGTTTGACAATCGACTGCCAGTGACATGGCTTACATCAACAGTAGGGTTTACAAAATCCACACCATCTTTTTTACTGGGGAGCGTTTATTACTATATTGCATGACGTTTAACTGTCAAAAGCTTCCATCTatggaaatggagaaaatgTCACCTTATAATGGTGCCCTGCTGCGACCTTCTTCCTGGagacttcttctttcctttacCAAAAGTCCAACCAGTTGGAGAGAAAGCAACAATAAGGCTGAATCGACTCTGAAAGTTCAGCAGAAAGGAATTAGTCAAAATAGTAGTCACTTCTAAACTTCAGTCCACATTCTTTTAAGCCCATCTAAATCAGTAGAATTTGAGTTCACAGAAAGGGTAACTTAATCTAGGCAGGAAATTCATAACACAATACAACTTCACAAACCTCAGAGAATCAAATATGTTATCCCAAGACCAGACTTTATTAGAATTTGGGTATATCTAAGTACCAAGGTCATaacatattaataaaaaaggtAACCCCTCACCGCATATTGATTGGACATATGCTTCAGTCGCTTGAAGCTTGCAAGTGTCCACATAGGCACCACATGGATTTGGCTTTCCTGTTCATTTGATGTAAACCATCGCATATCCTCCTCAGGAAAATCCAGACATTTTAAAATATGCAGCTTTCCTGGGTTGATGTAAATATTTTTCCGGAGCACACGAGCAACCTCCAAATAAAGTCGTTCCTTTCCTTttgcaaaatgaaaataaaacacatgAATGGGGAGAGAGATGAGTGAAATGGGGTTAAAGCAATAattgcaagaaaatataatgacCACTTCGTAAAGTAATCTAATGATATAGAGCAATAAAGTGGTACGGATGCGTTAGAGCAGTGAACTCTACCAATAGTATAGCTGCCAATCAGAAATAGAGTTTTAGGGTTGAAAGTTTCGGCTTGAATGGCATCAATGACGAACTGTATTACAGCCTCCTGCTTTGGAAAGTCATACtgcaaaaaatcatgaaaTGGGAGTAAAATTCAATTCGTTCTAGATTTGTATGATGTAATATACTTTCCAATGATAAAAAAACGAACTAACTATTTGCTGAGGGTAGTAAGGAAAGATCGAAAATTAAGTATCAACTTGTCCCAGACAGACTAGTGCATAGTGTAATGGCGAAACATATACTAGCTAGTATATTGACATTATGGAAATTAGGAGTTAATTACTTTTGACATAATGCCACAATTCATGGGTCAGACTCACCTGTGGGTTACAATAAGTGGTATCAAGGATGAGAGTATGGATAGAACATGTTTGCAAAAAAGACATGCTTGCTGCATTCTCACTAAACCGAAAGTCCCCTGTATGTAGAACAGCCTAGATACAAAAGGAACCAGGATCATTACCCCAAAAGaagataggaaaagaaaatataccaGAGTACTACCGAGTGGGTCAGGAAGTAAGTTTGGACCACACCTTACTGTTGGGTGGCTCAAAAAGTATAATTACAGAACCAGGACAGTGGTTTGCATCCAAACAGGTCACATCAATACCAGCaatattgattttttggttgagaGGTAGAACTTTTATATTGTTCCACGGAATGCCAATCTTCATATTTACAAGCTTAGCTGTGATGGAAGAACAATAAATCTTTCCATGACAGAAGGACTTCGTTAGACCTTGATAATCTGCAGTAACAAATGCAATCATATCAAACCAGACAACCTTGACCCACAAATGACTGCACACATTTTTAGCCAAAGGTAGTAGTTGCCATCACTCCAACTGGGGTACGTTTCCAGACAAACAAGCAAGATCAAATTTaacccagaaaagaaaagcattcttaCGATCCATATGAAAGTGAGTGAGAAACCAATGCGAACAATCCCGCCTAAGATATTTGAAAGCATCCTGCAAATGTTGACAAAAATGAACTTAGCAACAAGACCTGCCTCATGATTATAAATGAAGAAGGTGAAAGCACCTTAACTTATGCTAAAGCTGAAGAACAATTACATACTAGAGAAATGTCTTCGTCCTTAATCTAATACAACAGAAACATTTACAATCCTTTGCAAGGCCTCTTACCACTCGAAATGGTGTTCCTGGTATGCAACACCACGAGGGAATATCCCTGAGTTTCCGAGTAGTCACATGATTTTTGGCCGCACCACCTTTATGACCAGAACCTGACCCACGTTTTTCTACCCTTTGCTGTTCTCCAGAGGTGGTGCAAACTTGCTTCCTAGCAGTAGTAAAACCTGGAAAATAATCTGTAATCAACTTGTTTGCAGCTGTTTTACTATTATCAACTGGTTCTTCCGAAGCATCATTGACTGTCTCAACTCCACTAGCGCTCCTTTTTCTTGGTTGTGCTTCAATTCCAGGACTAGTAGTCCCTTCTCTAAGTTGAGTAAGGGCATGTACAATCTTCTTTCGTGGACCAAGTGCAGCAATGCCTATGCTGAACAAATCCTTCGCAGTACAAGAAACCAATTAAAAAGACAAATTCAATCCATTAACCAAGCAACCAAAGGGTGAGTGTAGTTTCTCAAGTTCTCAACTATGCATTTGTTAAGTGACTAAGTGTATGCTATGTTATATACCTCTTCTGTGAGCCATTGTAAAGTGTCCCAATCAATTTCTTCTCGAACAAAAGCATCCTCGTACTTTTCTAAGCCCAGGCTGCGTAGCCACTGAAGAACTTGCCCAGAAACTTGAGGTTTTCTTTGGTCCTCTTCAGGAATCGAAGCCTGCTTGAGATGAAATACCCAACACTACTTCAATTAGCAATTACAATCAAAAGGGAAAATCTTCCTAAAGATTGAAACTTTACACTTACATCTTGAGCTTCAATTTCCACTTTGTCAAGACATTCATTGCTGTGGACCTGACGCTCTTCGTCGCTCAAATCCGAGATGTCAACCCCGCATAGAGGGCACTGTACCAAACCCCCATTTTCGTCCTCCACAATTCCATACCCTTCCTCCATTCCACTGACACCAacactctctccctcttctgcTTGATCGCAGAGCTTGAGCAGCACATCAAGCTCCTCAAAATCCTCATTCGGCGAGTTGCCGTTACCAGAATCCAAACTGCAATCAGCTCGAGGCTTGATTAACTTAGACTCTATCGAATTGCAAAGATAACCCCCTTTTGATTTTAACGatcccttttccttttccttttccttttcttttacctCATCAACGCACGCAGAAGAGCAAGCTAAATTATCACCATCGAGGCTCCCATAGTCGAAGCTTGCAGGTATGGAATCCAAGCTGAAATCTTCAATAGCCGTGGATTTGAAACCCTGGGTTTGCACCAAAATAGAGTCTTGGTTGCTGAAAAAACTGGGGGGAATGTTTTCCTTGTCGGAGCTGAAAGGTTTGGAGTGCTTCAGTTTCTTGGACGGCTTGGGAGCCGTGGCTGTTTGGGTAAGAGGGATCTGAAAATCATCATCGTCTTCGACTATGGAGTTGAATCTGGTAGAAGAGAAAGGCTTGGACTTGGAGGCCATGTTTGGTTTCTCTTCTCCCTTGAGTCTTCTCTTGTTATCACTACTCTCACTCCGCAGAAATTGTCTGGTTCTTTGTAAAACTGAAAACTGTGAACTGTCTGTAATATACAAGAAGGAGAAAAGCCGTAAAGGAATGGTTTTTACAGAAGCTATTCGAAAATTTGTTTGGAGCAGAGGAAAGGGAGGgaaaattaaccaaaaagTTGAGTCTGAgtgttttttggtcaaaaagcTGTTATTATGCCAACGTTCGAAGGCCcagtttattattttgggccACAATCCCAAATAAATCGGGTTGATTTTGGGCCGATTGGCGTGGGTCATCAACGATTCTTCATCTATAATCCGTCGTCAACTAGATTCCTCTGATTTTCCATCTCATTCTCCCGGAATTTCCGTCATCTTCTTCGTCTCTTTGCTTAGTCAGACTCACAGTCCCACTCTCAGATCCTTATTGGCTTCACTGTTCCCAATCaccactttcttcttcttgctatGTCTGGGGACGAGAAATGGTGTGTGGTGACCGGAGGCCGAGGCTTCGCAGCTCGCCATTTGGTTCAGATGCTGATCCGATACGACGTGTTTCGGGTCCGAATCGCCGACCTCGGCTCCACCGTTGATCTAGAACCTTATGAGGAAAATGGCATTCTCGCCGAAGCTTTGAGCTCCGGCCGCGCCCAGTACGTGGCCATTGACCTCCGAAGCAAGAGCCAAGTTCTTCAAGGTCAGTTTTCTCCTTCAAGCTTGAAATTGTATTAATGGCGGCTAGTTTGTATTGCGTAATTCAATCTTACGTGCTCGTCTGCATTCAATCTGTAGCATTTCAAGGAGCTGAGGTCGTGTTCCACATGGCGGCTCCCAATTCTTCCGTCAACAACTACCAGCTCCATCACTCGGTCAATGTGGAAGGTAAACAATCAAAAtgttgctttttgtttttggtttttattggtTTGCTTTGGATTTTGGACTGTTGGGGTTTATGCAATGTTCTATGCTTAATGCTTTGCAGGAACTAAGAATGTAATTGATGCTTGTACTGAGCTAAAAGTAAAGAGACTTATCTATACTAGCTCTCCTAGTGTTGTCTTTGATGGGATTCATGGGATTTTTGATGGGGAGGAGTCTTTGCCATATCCACCTAAGGTACTAGTATTGCTAATTGAATGAATATCAGCAATGCaagattgtatttcaatacgtATATAATTATGGGTTGTGTTGTATGACTGGTTTCAGCACAATGATTTCTATTCGGCAACTAAAGCCCAAGGAGAAGAATTGGTAATCAAGGCAAATGGTGTTAAGGGGCTTCTAACATGTTGTATACGCCCTAGCAGCATTTTTGGACCTGGTGATAGGTTGCTGGTTCCATCTTTAGTGGTTGCCGCCAGAGCAGGGAAATCCAAGGTAAGTAAGTTGGTGATAATTTACACATTCGTCTTCCTTGCAACAGTGTTAATAAAGTCCTCCTTCAACAATATCTAATGCTcacttttttctcttcctttttcgAATGAACAGTTCATTATTGGTGATGGCAATAACATTTATGATTTCACATATGTTGAAAATGTGGCACATGCCCATATATGTGCAGAGCGAGCTCTAGCATCAGAAGGGACGGTTGCAGAAAAAGCTGCGGGACAGGTATTCCAACACTATATGTATTCCACTGAAATAAAGATTAGAGAGAGacttcgaccaaaaaaaaaatagagagagagagagagagtgagagagagagagagatttcagttttctttttctttgcttaatttttatcttcttccaaGTCCAACTTTCTTATAGGGAGGGAATCAAACAATTCCAACTTTAAGTGCAATTGTTTTACCGTGAGGCTTGAATTTAAAAGATGGCAGAGTCTTGCATCCTTATGTTTGGTTTAAAAGATTGGCAGTCTTTTAAAAGTTACTTCGCATGTCCGCTTGATGTCAAGCTAAAGTATACAGAGACTATTTTGGCATTCTGGCTAAAAGAGACTGCTTTTGCAGGCATATTTTATAACCAATATGGAACCTATCAAGTTTTGGGAGTTTGTCTCACTTATTCTAGAAGGTCTTGGCTATGAAAGgtacttctttttcttaatccTTTCATTTTAAGCATACCTGGGATGTAATCATTGTAGTCTTCCATCACTACTAAAAGAATGATGTATATCCTAACTTACACCTCAGAGCCTATGTTTAATGGCCCTTCTTCATACTTCCTGTAAGGCTTTAattcctattttttatataattgaataacctgaaatttttgtttcttggttTCCATTTTCCCTGAATGGGTATTGTGTGCAGGCCAAGAATAAAAATCCCTGCCTTTGTTGTGATGCCAATTGCACATGTGGTGGAGTGGACATATAAGCTGTTAGGCCCATATGGAATGAAAGTTCCACAGTTGACCCCTTCAAGAGTTAGACTCCTCTCTTGCAGCAGATCTTTTAAATGTTCAAAAGCACAGGATCGAATCGGCTACACACCCATCGTATCACTTCAGGTTCTATAATGTTTCATACATAGAGTCATAAGTCCTTTTGTTAATGAATTGAATTGCACTTAGCAGAGTCACTGGAACATCCAACTACATATATCCACCTTGGAAACATTATGAGAAAGTCCTTAGACAAGACCATGCATGCTATTTTGGGGTTTAGACTCGGACTCTATTAATACTTCATTTCTTCTACTTCATTGGTCGTCATTTCTTAATGAACATGTCACTTGACACCGGGAATACaatatttacattttttcttcttttttttcataccTATACCGCCTTTTCATGTTGCATGTCTGCTGACCTGTTTGGTTATCTGGTATTTGATGAATTCATATAGTGAGCTAGCAAAAAGTTAACCATCATAAGTTAGACTTTTGATACTTTGAGCCAGCTATATATACACTTCAAGCGTCTGTCTGAATGAAAGTTGCCAGTATATGCCGTGAAATTGTGAATCTTTGATTAGGGTGTTGTTTGTGCTGTAATTAAAGTAGAGAGTATTGCTTCAAACATCTCTCTTATTGATTTGCACTTATTAATGAGGCTTTACAAAGGTCTAAGCAGTCAGCCTGTCAATGTACATTTTTGCCCAAATTCTGGTTTAGGTGCTTCTCTTGTGACAATGCGATGCATACTTTCTGCAGGAGGGTCTGAAAAGGACAATCGAGTCATACCCACATTTGAGGGCTGAACAACCACGTAAAAGAGAAGGGCCGTCTAAAGCTTCTATATATCTTGGAAGCGGGATGGGTATGACTCATCAGTTTCTATTCATCTTATTTGATGTTTTCTAAAGGTTCACCAAAAAGAGGCATAATGACATCCTTATGATCGAGTCGGCATGAGAGAATAACAGTATGCATGCACTCAAATATTGCACTAAATGAATTAATGCATTTACTGCTGTTGCCTTTGACAGTTGCTGACACGTTACTCTGGAAGGATAAAAAGCAAACCTTCAAGGCGTTATTAGTTTTGATTGCAATCTACTACAACTTCATTGTAACCGGATCTACAATAATTACTA
This window encodes:
- the LOC18793503 gene encoding 3-ketoacyl-CoA synthase 10, translating into MPIPSSAMASERDLLSTEIVNRGIESSGPNAGSLTFSVRVRRRLPDFLQSVNLKYVKLGYHHLINHAIYLATIPVLVLVFSAEVGSLSREELWKKLWDDARYDLATVLGFFGVFVFTLSVYFMSRPRSIYLVDFACYRPHDDLKVSKDQFIEVARKSGKFNEESLEFQKRILNSSGLGDETYIPKSVITSTENTATMKEGRAEASAVMFGALDELFEKTRVRPKDIGVLVVNCSIFNPTPSLSAMIINHYKMRGNILSYNLGGMGCSAGIIAVDLARDMLQAHPNNYAVVVSTEMVGYNWYPGSDRSMLIPNCFFRMGCSAVLLSNRRRDYHRAKYRLEHIVRTHKGADDRSFRCVYQEEDENRLKGLKISKELVEIGGDALKTNITTLGPLVLPFSEQLLFFATLVSRHLFSGGGTSQPSLSSGKRPYIPDFKLAFERFCVHAASKTVLDELQKNLELSEENMEASRMTLHRFGNTSSSSIWYELAYLEAKEKVKRGDRVWQLAFGSGFKCNSLVWRSMRRVRKPSRNPWLECIERYPVNL
- the LOC18788872 gene encoding uncharacterized protein LOC18788872 isoform X1; its protein translation is MTHANRPKINPIYLGLWPKIINWAFERWHNNSFLTKKHSDSTFWLIFPPFPLLQTNFRIASVKTIPLRLFSFLYITDSSQFSVLQRTRQFLRSESSDNKRRLKGEEKPNMASKSKPFSSTRFNSIVEDDDDFQIPLTQTATAPKPSKKLKHSKPFSSDKENIPPSFFSNQDSILVQTQGFKSTAIEDFSLDSIPASFDYGSLDGDNLACSSACVDEVKEKEKEKEKGSLKSKGGYLCNSIESKLIKPRADCSLDSGNGNSPNEDFEELDVLLKLCDQAEEGESVGVSGMEEGYGIVEDENGGLVQCPLCGVDISDLSDEERQVHSNECLDKVEIEAQDASIPEEDQRKPQVSGQVLQWLRSLGLEKYEDAFVREEIDWDTLQWLTEEDLFSIGIAALGPRKKIVHALTQLREGTTSPGIEAQPRKRSASGVETVNDASEEPVDNSKTAANKLITDYFPGFTTARKQVCTTSGEQQRVEKRGSGSGHKGGAAKNHVTTRKLRDIPSWCCIPGTPFRVDAFKYLRRDCSHWFLTHFHMDHYQGLTKSFCHGKIYCSSITAKLVNMKIGIPWNNIKVLPLNQKINIAGIDVTCLDANHCPGSVIILFEPPNSKAVLHTGDFRFSENAASMSFLQTCSIHTLILDTTYCNPQYDFPKQEAVIQFVIDAIQAETFNPKTLFLIGSYTIGKERLYLEVARVLRKNIYINPGKLHILKCLDFPEEDMRWFTSNEQESQIHVVPMWTLASFKRLKHMSNQYASRFSLIVAFSPTGWTFGKGKKKSPGRRSQQGTIIRYEVPYSEHSSFTELKEFVKLISPADIIPSVNNHGPDSAKAMISLLSSESQA
- the LOC18788872 gene encoding uncharacterized protein LOC18788872 isoform X2 translates to MTHANRPKINPIYLGLWPKIINWAFERWHNNSFLTKKHSDSTFWLIFPPFPLLQTNFRIASVKTIPLRLFSFLYITDSSQFSVLQRTRQFLRSESSDNKRRLKGEEKPNMASKSKPFSSTRFNSIVEDDDDFQIPLTQTATAPKPSKKLKHSKPFSSDKENIPPSFFSNQDSILVQTQGFKSTAIEDFSLDSIPASFDYGSLDGDNLACSSACVDEVKEKEKEKEKGSLKSKGGYLCNSIESKLIKPRADCSLDSGNGNSPNEDFEELDVLLKLCDQAEEGESVGVSGMEEGYGIVEDENGGLVQCPLCGVDISDLSDEERQVHSNECLDKVEIEAQDASIPEEDQRKPQVSGQVLQWLRSLGLEKYEDAFVREEIDWDTLQWLTEEDLFSIGIAALGPRKKIVHALTQLREGTTSPGIEAQPRKRSASGVETVNDASEEPVDNSKTAANKLITDYFPGFTTARKQVCTTSGEQQRVEKRGSGSGHKGGAAKNHVTTRKLRDIPSWCCIPGTPFRVDAFKYLRRDCSHWFLTHFHMDHYQGLTKSFCHGKIYCSSITAKLVNMKIGIPWNNIKVLPLNQKINIAGIDVTCLDANHCPGSVIILFEPPNSKAVLHTGDFRFSENAASMSFLQTCSIHTLILDTTYCNPQYDFPKQEAVIQFVIDAIQAETFNPKTLFLIGSYTIGTTLFGGCSCAPEKYLHQPRKAAYFKMSGFS
- the LOC18791941 gene encoding 3beta-hydroxysteroid-dehydrogenase/decarboxylase, whose amino-acid sequence is MSGDEKWCVVTGGRGFAARHLVQMLIRYDVFRVRIADLGSTVDLEPYEENGILAEALSSGRAQYVAIDLRSKSQVLQAFQGAEVVFHMAAPNSSVNNYQLHHSVNVEGTKNVIDACTELKVKRLIYTSSPSVVFDGIHGIFDGEESLPYPPKHNDFYSATKAQGEELVIKANGVKGLLTCCIRPSSIFGPGDRLLVPSLVVAARAGKSKFIIGDGNNIYDFTYVENVAHAHICAERALASEGTVAEKAAGQAYFITNMEPIKFWEFVSLILEGLGYERPRIKIPAFVVMPIAHVVEWTYKLLGPYGMKVPQLTPSRVRLLSCSRSFKCSKAQDRIGYTPIVSLQEGLKRTIESYPHLRAEQPRKREGPSKASIYLGSGMVADTLLWKDKKQTFKALLVLIAIYYNFIVTGSTIITMLSKLLLAASIFVFIHASLPEKILGYKIEKLDSSHFYLSEEMSKQITRSVASSWNASVRALKSLGKGNDGLLFIKVALSLLVLSFLGTISLRNLFVIGVPAAFVVFYVYEKEEQKIDALVLEALSRGCKLKSDIVRKVCTSKKIE